From the genome of Besnoitia besnoiti strain Bb-Ger1 chromosome Unknown contig00202, whole genome shotgun sequence, one region includes:
- a CDS encoding putative apocytochrome b (encoded by transcript BESB_041980) → MLCIKYSGIQRIFEKPTFVYKLYEYHDIHFGSRLLNVSLWVKNVWRQFVPYLPYYLIGLIFLQTAFGLIELSHPDNSIPVNRFVTPLHIVPEWYFLAYYAVLKVIPSKTGGLLVFMLSTCQ, encoded by the exons atgctctgcattaagtatagtggtatccagcgtatatttgaaaaaccaacatttgtatacaagctgtacgaatatcatgacattcactttggtagtcgccttcttaatgttagtct ctgggttaagaacgtctggagacagtttgttccctatctaccatattatctaattggtttaattttcttacaaacggcttttggtttgattgaattatcgcacccagataactccataccagtgaaccggtttgtaactccgcttcatatcgtacctgaatggtactttttagcatattatgcggtgttaaaagtaatcccatccaaaaccggtggtttgttagtatttatgttatcaacatgtcaatga
- a CDS encoding putative apocytochrome b (encoded by transcript BESB_041970): MSAHYSLVIEQDSFVPYLPYYLIGLIFLQTAFGLIELSHPDNSIPVNRFVTPLHIVPEWYFLAYYAVLKVIPSKTGGLLVFMLSTCQ; this comes from the exons atgtcggctcattactcccttgttattgaacaagattca tttgttccctatctaccatattatctaattggtttaattttcttacaaacggcttttggtttgattgaattatcgcacccagataactccataccagtgaaccggtttgtaactccgcttcatatcgtacctgaatggtactttttagcatattatgcggtgttaaaagtaatcccatccaaaaccggtggtttgttagtatttatgttatcaacatgtcaatga